Proteins found in one Neodiprion lecontei isolate iyNeoLeco1 chromosome 6, iyNeoLeco1.1, whole genome shotgun sequence genomic segment:
- the LOC107224596 gene encoding uncharacterized protein LOC107224596 — MISRLTASWIFYRFWEVLELPRCAIYEIVVKLVQFLFAISNLIYQMLMFLRDLCDETMQTFANFFQGIVNVVSGISCEDVEDFASACIVVLLWIGVIKIVLNMLGKNPGPIQSDDMSDKSNSFYDEELDADKRFDLDGCPRKLRKRKKTLRRHNRGRITQSTSSPQIDEEPSD; from the exons ATGATATCGCGGTTGACGGCATCCTGGATTTTTTATCGCTTTTGGGAGGTCCTGGAGTTACCGAGGTGCGCGATATACGAGATCGTCGTGAAACTCGTTCAGTTTCTCTTCGCGATTTCCAACCTGATTTACCAAATGCTCATGTTTCTTCGGGATCTTTGCGACGAAACTATGCAGACGTTCGCGAATTTCTTTCAAGGCATAGTAAACGTCGTGAGTGGCATATCCTGCGAAGACGTCGAAGACTTCGCTTCCGCCTGCATAGTCGTGCTTCTATGGATCGGAGTCATCAAAATAGTGCTGAACATGTTGGGAAAG AACCCTGGACCTATTCAATCCGATGACATGAGTGACAAATCGAACTCGTTTTACGACGAAGAGCTCGACGCAGATAAACGCTTCGACTTGGATGGATGTCCCCGGAAGTTGCGGAAACGGAAAAAGACGCTCAGACGGCACAACAGGGGACGTATAACGCAGAGTACCTCCAGTCCACAAATAGACGAAGAGCCAAGTGATTAG
- the LOC107224610 gene encoding suppressor of fused homolog → MFANMREREDFLRGLPSGQPSQGPSPGAPGLDALHNLCREIYPEQSNPLTVTAIVKYWLGGPDPLDYISMYENPGYPELGVPPHWHYVSLGLSDLHGDGRLHPKSEPGCLSGFGFELTFRLVRKRGETTPPTWPANVMQQLAKYVFNSGNMLLPGDHVSWHAPLDNANGKITQILMGRDPQLPTSASTPHGEVTFVQIVGVTSEELQAAQHWNGLGVVNLLKTTRSYGPWLVTDMARTYSVMEEDPSLAERIQCGIEREGSNLSGVSAKCWWVQMASDRSTEKYREPRNDSEDDDDDGEDVKPTIKTERLSPCENNGNFDEENGIRTLPGIHLTFNLEAGGLLPLAIKGRVMHGRHFTFKSILSHAAVTIVAPTVTGTLVTEEKPYVVQGPWLQVLLSEDLAEKMAQEFQILNSPEQLELPKTFSWPEYKLAVTIVND, encoded by the exons ATGTTCGCGAATATGAGGGAAAGGGAGGATTTTTTGAGGGGCCTACCTTCGGGTCAGCCGAGCCAAGGACCCTCGCCCGGGGCCCCAGGACTTGACGCTTTGCACAACCTTTGCAGGGAGATTTATCCCGAGCAGAGTAACCCGCTGACCGTTACAGCGATCGTCAAATACTG GTTGGGTGGGCCAGATCCACTAGACTACATTAGCATGTATGAGAATCCTGGGTATCCTGAGCTTGGGGTACCACCCCACTGGCACTATGTTAG CCTGGGCTTGTCTGATTTGCACGGCGATGGACGATTGCATCCAAAAAGCGAGCCAGGTTGCCTGAGTGGGTTTGGATTTGAGCTGACATTCAGACTAGTTAGGAAAAGGGGAGAAACCACACCACCGACGTGGCCCGCAAACGTGATGCAGCAACTAGCCAAGTACGTGTTTAATTCCGGAAATATGCTGCTGCCCGGTGACCACGTGTCGTGGCACGCCCCACTCGACAATGCAAATGGAAAAATAACGCAGATACTCATGGGGCGAGATCCACAGCTACCAACTTCGGCGTCTACACCTCACGGAGAG GTTACTTTCGTACAAATAGTCGGAGTTACTTCGGAAGAGCTGCAGGCGGCGCAACATTGGAACGGACTAGGCGTCGTAAACCTTCTCAAAACAACCAGGAGTTACGGACCTTGGCTAGTAACCGATATGGCAAGGACGTATTCAGTTATGGAGGAAGATCCCTCTCTCGCCGAGAGAATACAGTGTGGCATAGAGAGAGAGGGATCAAATCTAAGCGGAGTTTCTGCAAAGTGCTG GTGGGTACAAATGGCCAGCGATagaagcactgaaaaatatcgtgagCCCCGGAATGACTCTGaagacgacgatgacgacggcGAAGACGTCAAGCCAACAATAAAAACCGAACGATTATCACCCTGTGAAAACAATGGAAATTTCGACGAAGAAAACGGCATAAGAACGTTACCAGGAATACATTTAACTTTCAACTTGGAGGCTGGTGGTCTCTTGCCCCTGGCAATAAA GGGTCGCGTAATGCATGGTAGGCATTTTACATTCAAATCTATATTATCGCATGCTGCGGTCACAATAGTAGCTCCCACAGTGACTGGCACTTTGGTGACCGAAGAAAAGCCATACGTAGTACAAGGGCCTTGGCTGCAAGTCCTGCTTTCCGAAGATCTTGCCGAAAAAATGGCACaggaatttcagattttaaatTCACCTGAACAA ctTGAACTTCCAAAAACCTTCTCCTGGCCAGAGTACAAATTGGCGGTGACCATTGTGAATGATTGa
- the LOC107224603 gene encoding translation initiation factor eIF-2B subunit beta isoform X1 has translation MVADVPDNIHPSVLTLIRDINYGRINGSYNIVVSTVSLLKNIINNSEWNTAEELMKLIKENGKVLIDSVPIESSIGSMVRRILKIIREEYISELKHRTEETDPQESLHKILTAGGDQENDYSHSVPSLKSALIEHITEFQVELETCSENITEQASEHIHSNEIIMTLGRSRMVEDFLKKATESRTFEVIVAEGAPFLNGHEMAVNLAKAKIKTTLISDVAIFAMMSRVNKVIIGTHTVMANGGLRSITGCHTVALAAKHYSVPVTVLLPLYKLSPLYLCSYEQDAFNKHVSPTQGVIDGTNSLLMEKIQAYNPVFDYVPPELVTLFVTNTLVITLHTAFNVWQIIPTYFFSFQWRKCTVLHLQIAKRVVPSR, from the exons ATGGTAGCTGATGTTCCTGATAATATCCACCCTAGTGTGTTAACCTTGATAAGGGATATTAATTACGG GAGAATCAATGGTAGTTACAACATCGTAGTATCGACCGTATCGCTATTAAAGAATATCATTAACAATTCAGAATGGAATACCGCGGA AGAATTGATGAAATTGAtcaaagaaaatggaaaagttCTGATCGATTCTGTACCGATAGAATCGTCGATAGGTAGTATGGTTCGTAGGATACTGAAAATCATCAGGGAAGAGTACATATCGGAGTTGAAACATAGAACGGAAGAGACGGACCCTCAGGAATCCCTTCATAAAATTCTTACCGCAGGAGGAGATCAGGAAAATGACTATTCCCATTCCGTTCCCTCTCTGAAGTCCGCACTCATCGAACACATTACAGAATTTCAAGTCGAACTGGAAACTTG CTCGGAAAATATTACCGAGCAAGCGTCGGAACACATTCACTCCAATGAAATTATCATGACACTGGGAAGATCCAGGATGGTTgaggattttttgaaaaaagccaCAGAGTCAAGGACTTTCGAAGTCATCGTAGCCGAAGGTGCACCATTTCTTAAT GGCCACGAAATGGCTGTAAATTTAGCCAAGGCAAAGATTAAGACGACTCTGATATCTGACGTGGCGATATTCGCTATGATGTCTAGGGTAAATAAAGTAATAATTGGAACTCATACAGTCATGGCTAACGGAGGGCTCAGGTCTATCACAGGATGTCACACAGTTGCGTTGGCGGCTAAGCATTATTCTGTACCGGTTACAGTCCTACTACCGTTGTACAAATTGTCGCCTTTGTATCTTTGCTCGTACGAACAAGATGCTTTCAACAAACACGTCTCTCCGACGCAAGGTGTTATAGATGGCACCAATTCTCTActgatggaaaaaattcaagcctACAACCCTGTCTTCGATTACGTTCCACCGGAACTCGTCACGTTGTTTGTTACCAACACGTTAGTCATCACTTTACACACAGCTTTCAATGTGTGGCAAATCATTCCaacatactttttttcttttcagtgGAGGAAATGCACCGTCCTACATCTACAGATTGCTAAGCGAGTTGTACCATCCCGATGA
- the LOC107224603 gene encoding translation initiation factor eIF-2B subunit beta isoform X2: protein MVADVPDNIHPSVLTLIRDINYGRINGSYNIVVSTVSLLKNIINNSEWNTAEELMKLIKENGKVLIDSVPIESSIGSMVRRILKIIREEYISELKHRTEETDPQESLHKILTAGGDQENDYSHSVPSLKSALIEHITEFQVELETCSENITEQASEHIHSNEIIMTLGRSRMVEDFLKKATESRTFEVIVAEGAPFLNGHEMAVNLAKAKIKTTLISDVAIFAMMSRVNKVIIGTHTVMANGGLRSITGCHTVALAAKHYSVPVTVLLPLYKLSPLYLCSYEQDAFNKHVSPTQGVIDGTNSLLMEKIQAYNPVFDYVPPELVTLFVTNTGGNAPSYIYRLLSELYHPDDYEL, encoded by the exons ATGGTAGCTGATGTTCCTGATAATATCCACCCTAGTGTGTTAACCTTGATAAGGGATATTAATTACGG GAGAATCAATGGTAGTTACAACATCGTAGTATCGACCGTATCGCTATTAAAGAATATCATTAACAATTCAGAATGGAATACCGCGGA AGAATTGATGAAATTGAtcaaagaaaatggaaaagttCTGATCGATTCTGTACCGATAGAATCGTCGATAGGTAGTATGGTTCGTAGGATACTGAAAATCATCAGGGAAGAGTACATATCGGAGTTGAAACATAGAACGGAAGAGACGGACCCTCAGGAATCCCTTCATAAAATTCTTACCGCAGGAGGAGATCAGGAAAATGACTATTCCCATTCCGTTCCCTCTCTGAAGTCCGCACTCATCGAACACATTACAGAATTTCAAGTCGAACTGGAAACTTG CTCGGAAAATATTACCGAGCAAGCGTCGGAACACATTCACTCCAATGAAATTATCATGACACTGGGAAGATCCAGGATGGTTgaggattttttgaaaaaagccaCAGAGTCAAGGACTTTCGAAGTCATCGTAGCCGAAGGTGCACCATTTCTTAAT GGCCACGAAATGGCTGTAAATTTAGCCAAGGCAAAGATTAAGACGACTCTGATATCTGACGTGGCGATATTCGCTATGATGTCTAGGGTAAATAAAGTAATAATTGGAACTCATACAGTCATGGCTAACGGAGGGCTCAGGTCTATCACAGGATGTCACACAGTTGCGTTGGCGGCTAAGCATTATTCTGTACCGGTTACAGTCCTACTACCGTTGTACAAATTGTCGCCTTTGTATCTTTGCTCGTACGAACAAGATGCTTTCAACAAACACGTCTCTCCGACGCAAGGTGTTATAGATGGCACCAATTCTCTActgatggaaaaaattcaagcctACAACCCTGTCTTCGATTACGTTCCACCGGAACTCGTCACGTTGTTTGTTACCAACAC tgGAGGAAATGCACCGTCCTACATCTACAGATTGCTAAGCGAGTTGTACCATCCCGATGACTACGAATTATAA
- the LOC107224604 gene encoding TM2 domain-containing protein CG11103 has translation MRLTFQIVILTCLSSSFVKCSAVSEANKTATSDYRFNGPLVLCNFLPKEFIECAEPIDHKGNKTAKEELGYGCVKFGGSRYEDVERTKVTCEVLPEIECHGVRTFFRGGVPCIKYSGHYFTTTLLYSILLGFVGVDRFCLGQTGTAVGKLLTLGGVGVWWIVDVILLVTNSLQPEDGSNWNPYV, from the exons ATGAGGTTAACGTTTCAGATTGTCATTTTGACCTGCCTTTCCTCGAGCTTTGTCAAATGCTCGGCCGTTTCCGAAGCGAATAAGACGGCAACGAGCGATTACAGATTCAATGGGCCCCTGGTattgtgcaatttttt GCCCAAGGAATTCATCGAGTGTGCTGAACCCATTGATCACAAGGGAAACAAAACTGCCAAGGAAGAGCTTGGGTACGGCTGTGTAAAG TTCGGTGGTTCTCGTTACGAGGATGTGGAACGGACCAAAGTAACTTGCGAGGTTTTGCCAGAGATCGAATGTCACGGAGTCAGAACATTTTTCCGAGGAGGGGTCCCGTGTATTAAATATAGCGGACATTATTTTACTACCACGTTGCTCTATAGCATTCTGTTAGGCTTTGTTGGTGTCGATAGATTTTGCTTAGGACAAACGGGAACTGCCGTCGGTAAGCTTTTGACTTTGGGCGGTGTTGGCGTTTGGTGGATCGTTGACGTTATTTTATTGGTGACCAATTCTCTGCAGCCCGAAGACGGTAGCAACTGGAATCCTTATGTCTGA
- the LOC107224595 gene encoding uncharacterized protein LOC107224595, translating into MIMKISNNPRHFSSLIILFLTFQTGAAIDCFKCVSIGGNNKACDDPFHNNGTLGFLETPCLGGRKGRDGLFPATACIKIAGIYDESGVSLTVRSCALDSGTLTTDSEIIRMSHCGGFYFDEKYVRGCVQSCSDADACNRSGKNPHSAVLILAIFAVLGRL; encoded by the exons atgataatgaaaatttcgaacaatcCTCGTCACTTTTCATCGTTGATCATCCTTTTCCTTACTTTTCAAACCG GTGCTGCCATCGATTGTTTCAAATGCGTTTCGATCGGGGGTAACAATAAGGCTTGCGACGATCCCTTCCACAACAATGGTACCCTCGGTTTCCTGGAGACGCCATGTCTTGGAGGTCGCAAGGGACGCGACGGCTTGTTTCCGGCTACAGCCTGCATCAAAATTGCTGGAATTTACG ACGAATCCGGGGTTTCGTTGACGGTGAGGAGCTGTGCCTTGGACAGCGGGACCCTGACGACGGACTCGGAGATCATCAGGATGTCTCACTGTGGCGGATTCTACTTCGACGAGAA GTACGTTCGAGGCTGTGTTCAATCCTGCAGCGACGCCGACGCCTGTAACAGGTCTGGAAAAAATCCACACTCGGCGGTCCTGATCCTTGCGATTTTCGCAGTCCTTGGTCGGCTTTGA